From Neodiprion pinetum isolate iyNeoPine1 chromosome 7, iyNeoPine1.2, whole genome shotgun sequence, a single genomic window includes:
- the LOC124223477 gene encoding ribonuclease H2 subunit C — protein MAIHLNLKKEILTSEKESVLHLMPCDIHGDEPALVSSYFTPYIRRKDDEHLTTSFRGYPLQGKTITLPKGYTGLVLHESKNAESESLDRNLFATGKFTQFTYWNYDKLPSKNDAVVAALEWIDIAEALHSNDDDVAN, from the exons ATGGCGAtacatttgaatttgaaaaaggaAATACTGACCAGCGAGAAGGAGTCGGTTTTGCACCTGATGCCTTGCGACATACACGGAGACGAACCGGCTCTCGTTTCGTCTTATTTCACTCCATACATCCGCAGGAAAGATGACGAAC ATCTGACGACTTCCTTTCGCGGCTATCCTTTGCAAGGAAAAACCATAACTTTACCAAAGGGTTACACTGGATTGGTTCTCCACGAAAGCAAAAATGCAGAGTCAGAATCACTCGATCGCAACCTCTTCGCTACAGGGAAATTTACTCAGTTTACCTATTGGAATTATGACAAACTACCTTCTAAGAATGACGCTGTTGTCGCAGCTTTGGAATGGATCGACATCGCCGAAGCG CTCCATTCCAACGATGACGACGTCGCCAATTGA
- the LOC124223465 gene encoding transmembrane channel-like protein 7 yields MSGGERKKRGGGGGQGWEEAGAEFYQESYPAAIEADLQALQRDPSHIATLLPSKKTRVATTKRVRNEPRTTLRRRTSTRSRGASTVRRMSTNVHDVAVAMLPDLSENLSNEERIWEEIMQIKAMPICMAQKIQLKHQLQSATKLRLQGFDQLKWQRRKVWQQFRVRLKETYSKMELWHHSLKKIEGNFGTGIVAYFLFLKWLMFLNVLLFLLILAFILLPTILMVAPEAESCVYGTNSTNGSVACCSKAYQNINTSTSTDITDLVQGSGIMEFTLLFYGFYTYQTYGTDGDGLKYNLPLAYICTIIAIFLLSLIAVVRSAARGFKERVVEGEGQFYQYCNLIFGGWDYCIHNEKSAVIKHKALFNEMKAFIEAERMEEERQNRTREEKIKLFLIRLLVNIFVISVLIGSATFIYYIIDISYASIAPYPVTSSDEGFQITLSNITQLLFEFLPYMCIVGLNLTIPMLFRYLIVLENYSPLVIVRVTLLRTVFLRLASLCVLLTSFYKLIVQEVGEDECYNSSNLQPACWETYVGQQFFKLYITDFLVQFIVTFFVNFPRSMIARHTENKIIRFIGEQEFDLPKHVLDVVYSQTICWLGCFFAPLLPLMAVIGSFFLFYVKKFACLVNSTPSSQVYRASRSNSLFMLVLLLAYTLAIIPVGYAIAELFPSKSCGPFRGWDTVWSLVISTFMDFPNWLQSILFFVSTAGFGIPAFIFLALLLYYYYAVSAANKHMIIVLKNQLVLEGHDKQFLLNRLSAFIKQQQDQAKFRQEQSSELGNFMQ; encoded by the exons ATGTCTGGCGGTGAGCGAAAAAAGAGAGGCGGAGGAGGCGGTCAAGGGTGGGAAGAAGCTGGCGCAGAATTCTATCAAGAAAGCTATCCTGCGGCCATAGAAGCTGACCTTCAGGCACTGCAAAGAGATCCGTCACACATAGCCACGTTACTACCGAGCAAAAAAACCCGTGTCG CAACTACAAAGCGTGTTCGAAATGAGCCGCGAACTACGCTTAGACGAAGAACAAGCACTCGATCCCGTGGAGCAAGTACGGTGCGACGTATGTCTACTAATGTGCACGATGTCGCAGTAGCGATGCTGCCTGACCTCTCGGAAAACTTGTCCAATGAGGAACGAATTTGGGAAGAAATAATGCAAATAAAGGCGATGCCTATTTGCatggctcaaaaaatacagcTGAAACATCAGCTGCAG agTGCGACAAAACTGCGACTGCAAGGATTTGATCAGCTGAAATGGCAGCGTAGAAAGGTATGGCAGCAGTTTCGTGTTCGGTTGAAAGAGACGTACTCGAAAATGGAACTGTGGCAccacagtttgaaaaaaattgaaggaaactTTGGCACAGGCATTGTggcatattttttgttcttaaaATGGTTGATGTTCTTAAACGTACTGCTGTTTCTGCTGATACTGGCTTTTATCCTTCTGCCCACAATACTGATGGTGGCACCAGAGGCTGAGTCCTGCGTCTACGGTACCAATTCCACAAATGGCAGTGTCGCCTGCTGCTCGAAAGCATATCAGAACATTAACACGAGCACATCCACTGACATCACTGACCTAGTCCAAGGTTCCGGTATTATGGAATTCACCCTGTTATTTTACGGCTTTTACACGTATCAAACATATGGTACGGATGGCGATGGTCTCAAGTACAACTTGCCATTAGCATATATTTGTACTATCATAGCGATTTTCCTATTGAGTCTGATCGCGGTGGTCAGATCAGCAGCTCGAGGTTTCAAGGAAAGAGTCGTGGAGGGGGAGGGCCAGTTTTATCAGTATTGTAACTTAATATTCGGTGGGTGGGATTACTGCATTCACAATGAGAAGTCTGCGGTAATAAAGCACAAGGCATTGTTCAACGAAATGAAGGCATTTATAGAGGCAGAAAGAATGGAGGAGGAAAGGCAAAATCGAACACGAGAGGAGAAGATCAAGTTATTCCTGATTCGTTTATTAGTTAATATATTTGTGATATCAGTACTTATAGGTAGCGCCACATTCATCTACTATATTATCGATATTTCCTATGCTTCTATCGCTCCGTACCCAGTGACCAGCAGCGATGAGGGCTTTCAAATAACACTCAGTAACATTACACAGTTACTCTTCGAATTTTTACCGTACATGTGCATCGTTGGTTTGAACCTAACAATTCCAATGCTATTCAGGTATTTGAtagttttggaaaattataGCCCTTTAGTTATTGTGAGAGTAACATTATTGAGGACAGTCTTTCTGCGACTCGCTTCTCTGTGCGTCTTGCTTACCTCCTTTTATAAGCTGATCGTCCAAGAAGTTGGCGAGGACGAATGTTACAATAGCTCTAATCTGCAGCCGGCCTGCTGGGAAACCTATGTGGGTCAACAATTCTTCAAGCTTTACATAACCGACTTTTTAGTCCAATTCATTGTCACATTCTTCGTAAACTTTCCACGATCTATGATCGCGCGGCACACGGAAAACAAGATAATACGATTTATAGGTGAACAAGAATTCGATCTGCCCAAACACGTCTTGGATGTCGTATATTCTCAAACAATTTGTTGGCTGGGCTGTTTCTTTGCTCCTCTGCTACCTTTGATGGCAGTCATTGGttccttttttctattttacgtaaaaaagTTTGCCTGTTTGGTAAATAGCACACCGTCGAGCCAGGTTTACAGAGCGAGTCGTTCCAATTCTCTCTTCATGCTCGTCTTGTTGCTGGCTTACACATTGGCCATCATCCCAGTCGGTTATGCTATAGCTGAACTATTCCCCTCCAAGTCATGCGGGCCTTTCAGGGGTTGGGATACAGTCTGGTCACTGGTTATTTCAACTTTCATGGATTTTCCAAACTGGTTGcaatcgatattattttttgtcagCACTGCTGGCTTCGGCATTCCGGCATTCATTTTTCTAGCATTGCTGTTATATTATTACTATGCAGTTTCCGCCGCTAACAAACACATGATAATTgtcttgaaaaatcaattagTACTTGAGGGACACGATAAACAATTTTTGCTGAACCGGCTGAGTGCCTTTATCAAGCAGCAACAAGATCAGGCAAAATTTAGGCAGGAGCAATCTAGTGAGTTAGGTAACTTTAtgcagtaa
- the Sod1 gene encoding superoxide dismutase 1, whose translation MTVKGVCVLNGEVKGTLFFEQAGDSSPVKVTGEVTGLKPGLHGFHIHEFGDNTNGCTSAGPHFNPLSKEHGAPTAEIRHVGDLGNIEAGKDGVAKVNITDKLIQLQGPHNIIGRTVVVHADPDDLGLGGHELSKTTGNAGGRLACGVIGITKA comes from the exons ATGACCGTGAAGGGGGTTTGCGTTCTCAACGGAGAAGTTAAGGGCACCTTATTCTTCGAACAGGCT GGAGATTCTAGCCCCGTCAAAGTCACCGGAGAAGTGACTGGTTTAAAGCCTGGGCTACATGGCTTCCACATACACGAGTTCGGCGACAACACTAATG GATGCACCAGTGCTGGACCACACTTCAATCCGTTAAGTAAGGAGCATGGAGCTCCCACAGCTGAAATTCGTCATGTTGGTGACTTAGGAAACATCGAGGCTGGAAAGGATGGCGTTGCCAAGGTCAACATAACAGACAAGCTGATTCAGCTGCAGGGACCACACAACATAATTGGCAGAACAGTCGTG GTTCACGCAGATCCCGATGACTTGGGCCTAGGTGGGCACGAGCTGTCCAAAACAACTGGAAATGCGGGAGGTCGTTTGGCTTGCGGCGTTATCGGTATCACAAAGGCCTGA
- the LOC124223472 gene encoding uncharacterized protein, producing MEDPNDSDTSEWTHLSHSSNGQQTVLASLKRILVGKVFTGEYVERHYVDFLSTYRDLVVVNTDEADFSTALIKASKMTHETYGRSLWFGVTDNEHDGTPKGYCLWVNLFQIPLGKHWFQVQSVDLYQREICLRLKHLRPFHAESSQATKRELVSSELIENFDLHKFYQELEWSQVQNFVLHLLVDASAWCILNIKKVLTYENIRETVKFCSVLILVIVTFLIEASKFLCDYSLKLIRELSNVIRSTTPITMGIIEFFTKCVGGFYLLIVMLWRGSTGPPIPPNAISASFNPNSGWSGQRAIKYPPQAHNRYGYGQRVHQPRGRFSDY from the exons ATGGAAGATCCGAACGACAGCGACACTTCAGAGTGGACGCATTTGTCCCACTCTTCGAACGGCCAGCAAACGGTTTTAGCCTCCCTTAAACGAATACTCGTTGGAAAAGTATTTACCGGAGAGTACGTAGAGCGACACTACGTAGATTTTCTCTCCACGTACAG AGATTTGGTCGTCGTGAACACCGACGAAGCAGATTTTTCAACTGCTTTGATAAAAGCTTCAAAAATGACTCATGAGACTTACGGACGAagcttatggttcggtgtaaCTG ATAACGAACATGACGGAACGCCAAAAGGTTACTGCCTCTGGGTGAACCTCTTCCAAATACCTTTGGGTAAACACTGGTTTCAAGTACAGTCGGTTGACTTGTATCAAAGGGAAATATGTCTGAGATTGAAACACCTGCGACCATTTCATGCTGAAAGCAGCCAGGCTACTAAACGGGAACTGGTTTCGTCTGAGCTTATAGAGAATTTTGATCTACACAAATTTTACCAGGAACTCGAGTGGTCTCAAGTGCAAAATTTCGTATTACATCTATTGGTTGATGCCTCTGCCTGGTGCATACTGAATATTAAGAAA GTATTGACATATGAGAACATTCGGGAGACCGTTAAATTTTGCTCAGTGTTGATCTTGGTCATCGTGACTTTCCTGATAGAAGCTTCCAAGTTCCTGTGTGACTAcagtttaaaattaattcgagAGTTATCAAACGTAATTCGATCGACAACGCCCATAACAATGGGAATTATTGAATTCTTCACCAAGTGTGTTGGCGgattttatttgttaatcGTCATGTTGTGGCGAGGTTCCACAGGACCTCCAATACCTCCTAATGCGATATCGGCATCATTCAATCCAAACAGTGGCTGGTCAGGGCAAAGAGCAATTAAATACCCTCCCCAAGCTCACAACCGTTATGGTTATGGTCAAAGAGTCCATCAACCTCGTGGCAGATTTAGTGATTACTGA